One Longimicrobiales bacterium genomic region harbors:
- a CDS encoding MiaB/RimO family radical SAM methylthiotransferase, with protein sequence MTIRPSASQTTSTPELTGVDRPSAPQRTPRKAYVETYGCQMNQSDGELMQGVLAAHGYEITHSPEGADVVLVNTCAIREHAEQRVIGRVGELSRLKREKPDLVIGVTGCMAQRLGTQLLEKAPYVDLVMGPDGYRSLATVIEEIGSESERGARAVAVSQESDDAVAEETGEPLPTGTLGVSAPGQRARRALPVLDAAATEYMDDGRVAVLAFDADEHYEGIPIRRAAGVSAWVSVQRGCDHRCTYCIVPYVRGPEKNRDPAMVLREVRDVAEQGITEVTLLGQTVNSYVHGDWSFARLLREVARVDGIRRVRFMSPHPRDVTPELVEVMATEPHVCRQLHLPAQSGSDRVLKRMVRRYTVDEFLSKVEMVRAAMPDIALSTDIIVAFPGETDDEYEATLDLMRTVRFDDAYLYRYSLRDGTPATRLPEAQFIPDDVAQSRLERLIELHRDIQSQINREEVGSTVEVLVERAAKSAGDMLGRTERNKVVAFPGGASLIGKYLSVRLTSTTGATFRGRLLEAAAVA encoded by the coding sequence ATGACCATCCGTCCTTCCGCATCGCAGACGACGTCCACGCCGGAGCTCACCGGCGTCGATCGGCCATCGGCGCCGCAGCGTACGCCTCGAAAGGCGTACGTCGAGACGTACGGCTGCCAGATGAACCAGTCGGATGGCGAGCTGATGCAGGGCGTGCTCGCCGCGCACGGCTACGAGATCACGCACTCGCCCGAGGGCGCCGACGTCGTGCTCGTGAATACGTGCGCTATCCGCGAGCATGCGGAGCAGCGTGTCATTGGCCGGGTCGGTGAGCTGAGTCGGCTCAAGCGCGAAAAGCCCGACCTCGTGATCGGTGTCACCGGGTGCATGGCGCAGCGGCTCGGAACGCAGCTCCTCGAGAAGGCGCCGTACGTGGACCTGGTTATGGGTCCCGACGGGTACCGCTCGCTCGCGACCGTGATCGAGGAGATCGGCAGCGAGAGCGAGCGCGGCGCGCGGGCGGTTGCTGTCTCGCAGGAGTCGGACGACGCGGTTGCCGAGGAGACAGGGGAACCCCTTCCGACGGGCACACTGGGTGTCTCAGCGCCCGGTCAGCGGGCGCGTCGTGCACTGCCGGTGCTCGATGCAGCCGCAACCGAGTACATGGACGACGGCCGCGTTGCCGTCCTCGCGTTCGACGCGGACGAGCACTACGAGGGCATCCCGATCCGCCGCGCCGCAGGCGTTAGCGCATGGGTTTCGGTGCAGCGCGGCTGCGATCATCGCTGCACCTACTGCATCGTGCCGTACGTACGCGGTCCCGAAAAGAATCGCGATCCGGCGATGGTGCTGCGCGAGGTCCGCGACGTGGCAGAGCAGGGCATCACCGAAGTCACGCTGCTCGGCCAGACCGTCAACTCGTACGTGCACGGCGACTGGAGCTTCGCCCGGCTGCTGCGCGAGGTCGCACGCGTGGATGGCATCCGCCGTGTCCGCTTCATGTCGCCGCACCCGCGCGACGTGACGCCCGAGCTGGTCGAAGTCATGGCGACCGAGCCGCACGTCTGCCGGCAGCTGCACCTCCCCGCGCAGTCCGGCAGCGACCGCGTGCTCAAGCGCATGGTCCGCCGCTACACCGTCGACGAGTTCCTGTCCAAGGTCGAGATGGTGCGCGCCGCGATGCCCGACATCGCGCTCTCGACCGACATCATCGTCGCATTTCCTGGCGAAACGGATGACGAGTACGAGGCCACGCTCGACCTGATGCGCACCGTCCGCTTCGACGACGCCTACCTCTACCGCTACTCGCTGCGCGACGGCACACCGGCAACGCGCCTGCCCGAGGCGCAGTTCATTCCGGACGACGTCGCGCAGTCGCGCCTGGAGCGGCTGATCGAGCTGCACCGCGACATCCAGTCGCAGATCAATCGTGAGGAGGTCGGCAGCACCGTGGAGGTGCTGGTCGAGCGCGCGGCAAAGAGCGCCGGCGACATGCTCGGTCGCACGGAGCGCAACAAGGTGGTCGCGTTCCCGGGCGGCGCCTCGCTGATCGGCAAGTACCTGAGCGTGCGCCTCACGTCCACGACGGGCGCTACCTTCCGTGGCAGGCTCCTCGAGGCTGCTGCCGTCGCATAG
- a CDS encoding ComEC/Rec2 family competence protein, with translation MPIVHAAFGIAAGAALAQFLTLPGPLFSAAIVGSVIACLLLLQLRTSGCVLALYIALGVALGSGSAQEAAGDCRLSIPDAAAIRVTGRFTTLPDSGARALLHADELRGGGVTCRGVVLRVDLRVPLDDWDTRVRVEGTWLRWPDASVVQPERAGMVRARSVEAADEIAVRPWRERAQLDAQARVRTLYGGDAPLVEALLLARTETLPRDVRQRFADSGMVHLLAISGSHVVLILGVLLVLGQAVRLPPRAARVAALVGVVAYVIFLGSPPPAARAAVQLLLFSAGRSLQRPTDARGVLAASGLFLVAWQPGVVLDVGAQLSFAGVAGIVAFAPSIERVLQRTPPWFARPLAAGTAASITTLPIAGLHFGTLAPIGILAGLPGIPATGMAVPASALPLVLSYASNALASFFVPAAAVTLHTLDQIALVAAQVPGGHGFTSTSGVYALLLAGGAAIAAFRTVEPWFAAERAGSLPSTARDADGGCATAARFRHRAVGLLLPGLSAACAAVLVVALRPAAERAISGPTLELHVIDVGQGDAIAIRSPRGRWALIDAGPRGRSYDAGVTRVLPYLKRRQADALSVLVITHPDADHIGGAAATVRALSVHALLEPVQPDPRGMYLQTLDAARRRGTRLIAARAGTRIRMDGVEMEVLFPADRLAPPERANDNSAVILLRYGTFHALLLGDAPVAVEQWITRQYAGELRAQVLKVGHHGSTTSTGEALLDAVQPSLALIPVGRQNRYGHPAPDVLARLQRNRIAVLRTDERGAILVRADAHGRMSVETER, from the coding sequence ATGCCCATCGTGCATGCGGCGTTCGGGATCGCGGCGGGCGCCGCCCTGGCGCAGTTCCTCACTCTCCCGGGCCCGCTCTTCAGCGCCGCTATCGTCGGTTCCGTCATCGCGTGCCTGCTCCTGCTGCAGCTGCGCACGAGCGGTTGCGTGCTGGCGCTGTACATCGCGCTGGGCGTGGCGCTCGGGAGCGGCTCGGCACAGGAGGCGGCCGGTGACTGCCGGCTGAGCATCCCGGACGCGGCGGCCATCCGCGTCACAGGGCGGTTCACGACACTGCCGGACAGCGGTGCCCGGGCGCTGCTGCACGCGGACGAGCTGCGCGGCGGAGGCGTCACGTGCCGGGGCGTCGTGCTCCGCGTCGACCTGCGCGTGCCGCTGGACGACTGGGACACACGCGTTCGCGTGGAGGGCACGTGGCTGCGCTGGCCCGATGCCAGTGTAGTGCAGCCGGAGCGCGCCGGGATGGTGCGCGCGCGCTCGGTCGAAGCGGCGGACGAGATCGCGGTGCGCCCATGGCGTGAGCGTGCGCAGCTCGATGCGCAGGCGCGGGTGCGTACGCTTTACGGGGGCGACGCGCCACTCGTCGAGGCACTGCTGCTTGCGCGAACCGAAACGCTGCCGCGCGACGTGCGTCAGCGTTTCGCCGACAGCGGCATGGTGCACCTGCTCGCGATCTCCGGCTCGCACGTCGTGCTCATCCTGGGCGTGCTGCTCGTGCTTGGCCAGGCCGTGCGGCTGCCGCCACGCGCGGCACGGGTGGCGGCACTCGTCGGCGTGGTCGCGTACGTCATATTCCTCGGCTCGCCGCCGCCAGCGGCGCGGGCCGCTGTTCAGCTCCTGCTCTTCTCGGCAGGGCGATCGCTGCAGAGACCTACCGACGCGCGCGGTGTGCTGGCGGCGTCCGGATTGTTCCTGGTCGCGTGGCAACCCGGCGTGGTCCTGGACGTGGGCGCGCAGCTGTCGTTCGCGGGCGTCGCCGGCATCGTCGCGTTTGCACCATCGATCGAGCGCGTGCTGCAGCGGACACCGCCGTGGTTCGCGCGCCCGCTTGCCGCCGGAACGGCCGCAAGCATCACGACGCTGCCGATCGCAGGCCTGCACTTCGGGACACTCGCGCCCATCGGGATCCTTGCCGGACTGCCGGGCATCCCCGCCACCGGAATGGCCGTGCCCGCTTCGGCGCTGCCCCTCGTGCTGTCCTACGCCAGCAACGCCCTGGCATCCTTCTTCGTTCCCGCCGCTGCCGTGACCCTGCACACGCTCGATCAGATCGCTCTGGTCGCCGCGCAGGTGCCGGGCGGGCACGGCTTCACGAGCACGTCCGGCGTGTACGCATTGCTGCTCGCCGGTGGGGCCGCGATCGCAGCGTTCCGCACGGTCGAGCCATGGTTTGCAGCGGAACGGGCGGGGTCACTGCCGAGCACCGCACGAGACGCAGATGGAGGCTGCGCAACTGCTGCACGCTTCCGACACCGTGCTGTCGGGTTGCTGCTGCCAGGCCTCAGTGCGGCGTGCGCAGCCGTGCTCGTTGTCGCGCTGCGTCCCGCGGCCGAGCGGGCCATTTCCGGCCCGACGCTGGAACTGCACGTGATCGATGTCGGGCAGGGCGATGCCATCGCGATCCGCTCGCCGCGCGGTCGCTGGGCGCTGATCGACGCAGGACCACGCGGCCGGAGCTATGATGCGGGCGTCACACGCGTCCTGCCGTACCTGAAGCGCAGGCAGGCAGATGCTCTCAGCGTGCTGGTGATCACGCATCCGGATGCCGATCACATCGGCGGGGCCGCGGCAACCGTGCGGGCACTCAGCGTGCACGCCCTGCTGGAGCCCGTGCAGCCCGACCCGCGCGGGATGTACCTGCAGACGCTGGATGCAGCGCGCAGGCGCGGCACACGCCTGATCGCCGCTCGCGCGGGAACGCGCATCCGGATGGATGGCGTGGAGATGGAAGTGCTCTTTCCGGCCGATCGCCTTGCTCCCCCTGAACGGGCCAACGATAATAGCGCCGTGATACTGCTCCGTTATGGCACGTTTCACGCGTTGTTACTTGGCGATGCGCCGGTTGCGGTGGAGCAGTGGATCACCAGGCAGTACGCGGGGGAATTGCGAGCGCAGGTGCTGAAGGTGGGCCATCACGGCAGCACGACCTCGACGGGGGAAGCGCTGCTGGATGCAGTGCAGCCATCTCTCGCATTGATCCCCGTCGGCCGGCAGAACCGCTACGGGCACCCGGCACCGGATGTGCTCGCGCGACTGCAGCGTAACCGGATCGCGGTCCTGCGGACGGATGAGCGCGGGGCGATCCTGGTACGTGCGGACGCGCACGGCCGGATGAGCGTCGAGACGGAACGATGA